CGTGGGCATGCCCGATGCCTGGGCCAACTGGAAAGGCACCTGGGAAGACCTGGCCAGCAAGTACGGCCTCAAGCACAGCGACACCGACATGAGCTCGGCCCAGGAGATTGCCAAGTTCGAAGCCGAGAAGGACAACGCCAGCGCCGACATCGGCGACGTAGGCGCCGCGTTCGGCCCGATCGCCGTGACCAAGGGCGTGAGCCAGCCCTACAAACCCAGCACCTGGGACCAGGTACCGGCGTGGGCCAAGGACAAGGACGGCCACTGGGCACTGGCCTATACCGGCACCATCGCCTTCATCATCAACAAGGATTTGGTCAAGGAAAGCGAGCGCCCGAAAACCTGGCATGACCTGGAAAAAGGCAAGTACAAGGTCGCCATCGGCGATGTCGGTACTGCCGCCCAGGCCGCCAACGGCGTGCTGGCCGCCGCCATCGCCTACAAGGGCGACGAGAGCAACGTCGCGCCGGGCTTGCAGCTGTTCACCAAGCTGGCCCAGCAGAAGCGCCTGTCGCTGGCCAACCCGACCATCCAGACGCTGGAGAAGGGCGAGGTTGAGGTCGGCGTGGTATGGGACTTCAACGGCCTGAGTTACCGCGAACAGATCGACCCCAAGCGTTTCGAAGTGTTGATCCCGTCGGACGGCTCGGTGATCTCCGGCTATACCACCATCATCAACAAGTATGCCAAGCACCCCAATGCAGCCAAGCTGACGCGTGAATACATCTTCAGCGATGCCGGGCAGATCAACCTGGCCAAAGGGCATGCGCGACCGATCCGTGCCGAGCACCTGAAGCTGCCGGACGATGTCCAGGCCAAGCTGCTGCCCAACGAGCAGTACAAGGCGGCGCAGCCGATCAAGAATGCCGAAGCGTGGGAAGCGACCTCGAAGAAGCTGCCGCAGATGTGGCAGGAGCAGGTGATCATCGAGATGGAGTAAGGGGCTGGTTTATCTGGCACCTGGGCGGGCCCTTTCGCGGGAGACCCGCTCCCACAGGTACAGCGCACACCTCAAGGCTGGCGCAGAGCCCTGTGGGAGCGGGCAAGCCCGCAAAGAAGCCAACGCGGTTTTTGACTGGAGTCACCATGCAACACAACGTCATCCTGGTCCTGCTCGACGGCCTCAACTATCAGGTCGCCCACCATGCCATGGGCCATCTGCATGCCTATGTCGAGGCCGACCGCGCCGCGCTGTACCGCGTGGAATGCGAGCTGCCATCGCTGTCACGGCCGCTGTACGAGTGCATACTCACCGGCGTACCGCCGATCGACAGCGGCATCGTGCACAACAAGGTCAGCCGCCTGTCCAGCCAGCGCAGCGTGTTCCACTACGCCCGCGAAGCCAACCTGGGCACTGCCGCGGCGGCCTACCACTGGATAAGCGAGCTGTACAACCGCTCGCCCTTCGACCCACAGCGCGACCGCCATACCCACGCACCCAAGCTGCCGATCCAGCACGGGCTGTTCTACTGGGACGACCGCTACCCCGATTCGCACCTGCTGGCCGATGGCGAATACCTGCGCCGTCGTCATACCCCCAACTTCCTGCTGGTGCACCCGATGAGCATCGACGATGTCGGCCACCATCACGGCCTGGACAGCAGCCAGTACCGCAATGCCGCACGCAGCGCAGACATCCTGCTGGCTGACTACTTGCCGGGCTGGCTCGCAGAGGGTTACCAGGTGCTGGTCACCGCCGACCACGGCATGAACAACGACCGCTCGCACAACGGCCTGCTCGCCGAGGAGCGCGAAGTACCGCTGTTCGTCTTCGGCGATGCCTTCAGCCTGGACCCGGCAGCCAAACCGCTGCAGACCGAGCTGTGCGGGACAATCTGCGAGCTGCTTGGCGCGCCACATGACAAGAGCGTCTGCCGGGAGTTGCTGAAGTGATTGCATCCAAGCGCAGCAGCAACCGTGGCCGCTACCTGGCCCTGCTCTGCCTGCTACCGTTCGCCGTGTTCTTCGTCATCTTCCAGATCGCCCCGCTGGCCTGGGTGGCGATCAACAGCCTGCAATCGGAAGCGGGCTGGGGCGTGGACAACTTCAGCAAGGTGTTCGCCTCGAAGTTCTACCTGCAGGCCCTGCAACGCAGCCTGGAGATCAGCTTCTGGTCGAGCCTGTTCGGTATCGTCATTGCCACCCTCGGCGCCTACTCGCTACGCCAGGTGGACTCGAAGCTGCGCGACTTCGTCAGCGCCTTCGCCAACATGACCAGCAACTTCGCCGGGGTGCCGCTGGCCTTCGCCTTCATCATCCTGCTCGGCTTCAACGGCGCGTTGACCTTGCTGCTGAAGCAGGCCGGCCTGCTGGAAGATTTCAGCATCTACTCCAAGAGCGGGCTGATCCTGGTGTACACCTACTTCCAGATCCCGCTTGGCGTGCTGCTGCTGTACCCGGCGTTCGACGCCCTGCGTGAAGACTGGCGCGAGTCCGCCGCGCTGCTGGGTGCCAGCCACTGGCAATTCTGGCGGCACATCGGCCTGCCGGTGCTGACCCCGGCACTGCTGGGCACCTTCGTCATCCTGCTGGCCAATGCCCTCGGTGCCTACGCCACCGTGTACGCGCTGACCACCGGCAATTTCAACGTACTGCCGATCCGCATCGCTGGCCTGGTGGCCGGGGACATCAGCCTCGACCCCAACCTGGCCAGCGCCCTGGCCATGGTCCTGGTAGGGCTGATGACGCTGGTCACGGTGGTGCATCAATGGCTGCTGAAAAGGAGCTACCATGCACGCTGACACCCGTTCCGGCGGCTGGTACCACCGCGCCGTGGTCTACCTGCTGTTCCTCATCCTGCTGTTGCCTCTGGCCGGCACCCTGCTCTACTCGCTGGCCACCAGCTGGTCGGCCAGCCTGCTGCCCAGCGGGCTGACCTTCAAGTGGTACCTCGCGCTGTGGAGCGAGCCACGCTTCCTGGCCGCCTTTGCCCAGTCATTGCTGGTGTGCATCGGCGCACTGCTGCTGTCGGTGGTGCTGATCCTGCCGCTGCTGTTCGTGGTGCACTACCACTTCCCCAGGCTCGACGCGCTGATGAACATCCTCATCCTGCTGCCGTTCGCGGTACCGCCGGTGGTGTCGTCGGTGGGGTTGCTGCAGCTGTACGGCAGCGGGCCCATGGCGATGGTCGGCACGCCCTGGATCCTGATCGGCTGCTATTTCACCATCGCCCTGCCGTTCATGTACCGGGCCATCACCAACAACCTGCAGGCGATCAACCTGCGCGACCTGATGGACGCCGCCCAACTGCTCGGTGCCAGCACCTGGCAGGCGGCGCTGCTGGTGGTGCTGCCCAACCTGCGCAAGGGCCTGATGGTAGCCCTGCTGCTGTCGTTCTCGTTCCTGTTCGGCGAATTCGTGTTTGCCAACCTGCTGGTCGGCACCCGCTACGAAACCTTGCAGGTATACCTGAACAACATGCGTAACAGCAGCGGCCATTTCAACAGCGCGCTGGTGATCTCGTACTTCGCCTTCGTGCTGGTACTGACCTGGGTCGCCAACCGCCTGAACAAGGACAAGACCTGACATGAGCTTCGTCAGCGTACAGAAACTGCACAAGAGCTACGCCGGCAGCCCGGTGTTCGAGAACATCGACTGCCACATCGAACGCGGCGAGTTCGTCACCCTGCTCGGCCCGTCCGGGTGCGGCAAGTCGACGCTGCTGCGCTGCATCGCCGGGCTGACCCCGGTGGACAGCGGGCAGATCCTGCTCGACGGCCACGACATCGTGCCGCTGAGCCCGCAAAAACGCGGCATCGGCATGGTGTTCCAGAGCTACGCGCTGTTCCCCAACATGACCGTGGAGCAGAACGTGGCCTTCGGCCTGCGCATGCAGAAGATCAAGGCCGATGAAAGCCAGGCCAGGGTACGCGAGGCGCTGGAGCTGGTAGAGCTGGGCAACTTCGCCGGGCGCTACCCGCACCAGTTGTCCGGTGGCCAGTGCCAGCGCGTGGCCCTGGCCCGCTCGCTGGTGACCCGGCCACGCCTGTTGCTGCTCGACGAGCCGCTGTCGGCGCTGGATGCGCGCATTCGCAAGCATCTGCGCGAGCAGATTCGCGCCATCCAGCGTGAACTGGGCCTGACCACCATCTTTGTCACCCACGACCAGGAAGAAGCGCTGACGATGTCCGACCGCATCTTCCTGATGAACCAGGGGCGCATCGTCCAGAGTGGCGACGCCGAAACCCTCTACACTGCGCCGGTGGACCTGTTTGCCGCCGGCTTCATCGGCAACTACAACCTGCTCGACGCCGACAGCGCCAGCCGCCTGCTGCAGCGCCCGGTGGCCAGCCGCCTGGCAATCCGCCCGGAATCGATCACCCTGGGCCGCGACGGCGCACTGGACGCCGAAGTGCGCAGCCACAGCCTGCTGGGCAACGTGATTCGCTACCGGGTCCGGGTGCGCGAGGTGGAACTGGTGGTCGACGTGCTCAACCGCTCGGCGGCCGACCTGCACGCGGACGGGCAGCGGGTAAGCCTGTCGATCGACCCCACGGCGCTACGGGAAGTGGCCTAAGGAGAGTACCCATGGCACTGGCAATTTTCGATCTGGACGAAACCCTGATCAACGGCGACTGCGCGTCGCTGTGGAGCGAGCAGATGGCCCGGCTGGGCTGGGTCGACGG
Above is a genomic segment from Pseudomonas oryzicola containing:
- a CDS encoding ABC transporter permease, which gives rise to MHADTRSGGWYHRAVVYLLFLILLLPLAGTLLYSLATSWSASLLPSGLTFKWYLALWSEPRFLAAFAQSLLVCIGALLLSVVLILPLLFVVHYHFPRLDALMNILILLPFAVPPVVSSVGLLQLYGSGPMAMVGTPWILIGCYFTIALPFMYRAITNNLQAINLRDLMDAAQLLGASTWQAALLVVLPNLRKGLMVALLLSFSFLFGEFVFANLLVGTRYETLQVYLNNMRNSSGHFNSALVISYFAFVLVLTWVANRLNKDKT
- a CDS encoding alkaline phosphatase family protein, coding for MQHNVILVLLDGLNYQVAHHAMGHLHAYVEADRAALYRVECELPSLSRPLYECILTGVPPIDSGIVHNKVSRLSSQRSVFHYAREANLGTAAAAYHWISELYNRSPFDPQRDRHTHAPKLPIQHGLFYWDDRYPDSHLLADGEYLRRRHTPNFLLVHPMSIDDVGHHHGLDSSQYRNAARSADILLADYLPGWLAEGYQVLVTADHGMNNDRSHNGLLAEEREVPLFVFGDAFSLDPAAKPLQTELCGTICELLGAPHDKSVCRELLK
- a CDS encoding ABC transporter permease; this translates as MIASKRSSNRGRYLALLCLLPFAVFFVIFQIAPLAWVAINSLQSEAGWGVDNFSKVFASKFYLQALQRSLEISFWSSLFGIVIATLGAYSLRQVDSKLRDFVSAFANMTSNFAGVPLAFAFIILLGFNGALTLLLKQAGLLEDFSIYSKSGLILVYTYFQIPLGVLLLYPAFDALREDWRESAALLGASHWQFWRHIGLPVLTPALLGTFVILLANALGAYATVYALTTGNFNVLPIRIAGLVAGDISLDPNLASALAMVLVGLMTLVTVVHQWLLKRSYHAR
- a CDS encoding ABC transporter substrate-binding protein; the encoded protein is MKKFFMASLLGSTIALCTTAMAAGTDLKALEDAARKEGNVNSVGMPDAWANWKGTWEDLASKYGLKHSDTDMSSAQEIAKFEAEKDNASADIGDVGAAFGPIAVTKGVSQPYKPSTWDQVPAWAKDKDGHWALAYTGTIAFIINKDLVKESERPKTWHDLEKGKYKVAIGDVGTAAQAANGVLAAAIAYKGDESNVAPGLQLFTKLAQQKRLSLANPTIQTLEKGEVEVGVVWDFNGLSYREQIDPKRFEVLIPSDGSVISGYTTIINKYAKHPNAAKLTREYIFSDAGQINLAKGHARPIRAEHLKLPDDVQAKLLPNEQYKAAQPIKNAEAWEATSKKLPQMWQEQVIIEME
- a CDS encoding ABC transporter ATP-binding protein, which codes for MSFVSVQKLHKSYAGSPVFENIDCHIERGEFVTLLGPSGCGKSTLLRCIAGLTPVDSGQILLDGHDIVPLSPQKRGIGMVFQSYALFPNMTVEQNVAFGLRMQKIKADESQARVREALELVELGNFAGRYPHQLSGGQCQRVALARSLVTRPRLLLLDEPLSALDARIRKHLREQIRAIQRELGLTTIFVTHDQEEALTMSDRIFLMNQGRIVQSGDAETLYTAPVDLFAAGFIGNYNLLDADSASRLLQRPVASRLAIRPESITLGRDGALDAEVRSHSLLGNVIRYRVRVREVELVVDVLNRSAADLHADGQRVSLSIDPTALREVA